Proteins from a single region of Alloscardovia omnicolens:
- a CDS encoding Ohr family peroxiredoxin → MATYTASAVVTGGRAGHATTLDPAAEFNISAPAALGGTEDGYNPEQLFAVGWGACYQSALMAAAKEKRVNAMTIMKSQVRVNVTLTHEDTADLSAKIEVYIPDMELDQVQELVDLANTICPYSKATEGNIPVETVAVAQLD, encoded by the coding sequence ATGGCTACGTATACAGCATCAGCAGTAGTAACAGGTGGACGTGCAGGTCACGCCACAACTCTTGACCCAGCAGCAGAATTCAATATTTCCGCTCCTGCAGCTTTAGGTGGAACTGAAGATGGTTACAATCCAGAGCAGCTCTTTGCTGTGGGCTGGGGTGCTTGCTATCAGAGTGCATTGATGGCTGCAGCTAAGGAAAAGCGTGTCAATGCTATGACCATTATGAAGTCTCAAGTTCGAGTGAACGTTACTTTGACTCATGAGGATACTGCTGATTTGAGCGCAAAGATTGAAGTATATATTCCAGATATGGAACTTGATCAGGTGCAGGAATTAGTAGATTTAGCTAATACAATTTGCCCATATTCCAAGGCAACTGAAGGTAATATTCCAGTTGAAACTGTGGCAGTTGCACAGTTAGACTAA
- a CDS encoding SLC13 family permease has translation MRQWLFGLMKNEIVLIVATLLAIISCFIVPPDAQYLEYVHWNTLAQLVSLMLVVAGFQRIGVFRIIASKLLQKASTSRMVMLILVSLTFFSGMVITNDVALVTFVPFAISVLIMSGKEKWAPMLITLMTLGANLGAMLTPIGNAHNLYLKALTQMPSWRMIAIMAPYSLASAIMLVAVIWMYFDNSSMKEITAENELEKSVLAPSPHKDQPDEIRIMNYGAGYAGWRTWVYTALFILCILAVSDLIPLWLMVAIVVVTMFFTDRRVFRNIDWGLPLTFAMFFIFIGNMKRIPEFYTAAQQFVQYSPLDISVITSQFISNMPATLLLAGFSDAWDALIIGTNLGGLGTLIASMASLVSYRNIVSRMPEEKGKYLALYTGMNIAFLAVLLLLAHIILP, from the coding sequence ATGCGTCAATGGCTGTTTGGCTTGATGAAAAATGAGATTGTTCTCATTGTTGCCACACTGCTGGCTATCATCTCATGTTTTATCGTACCCCCAGACGCACAGTATCTTGAATATGTTCATTGGAATACACTTGCACAGCTAGTTTCACTGATGCTTGTGGTTGCCGGTTTCCAACGCATCGGTGTTTTTCGCATTATCGCTTCAAAACTCCTCCAAAAAGCATCAACCTCGCGCATGGTTATGCTTATCTTAGTATCCTTAACTTTCTTCTCCGGCATGGTTATTACCAACGATGTAGCCTTAGTAACCTTTGTTCCTTTTGCTATCTCCGTGCTTATTATGTCCGGTAAAGAAAAATGGGCTCCTATGCTCATTACTCTTATGACTTTAGGCGCTAATTTGGGCGCTATGCTCACTCCTATTGGCAATGCACATAATTTGTATCTTAAAGCTCTTACTCAGATGCCAAGCTGGCGCATGATCGCTATTATGGCTCCTTATTCATTGGCATCCGCTATTATGCTTGTCGCTGTTATATGGATGTATTTCGATAACAGTTCTATGAAGGAAATTACTGCAGAAAACGAACTCGAAAAATCCGTGCTTGCACCTTCGCCGCACAAAGATCAACCAGATGAAATTCGCATTATGAATTATGGTGCCGGTTACGCTGGTTGGCGCACATGGGTGTACACCGCTCTGTTTATTTTATGTATTTTAGCGGTGAGTGATTTGATTCCTTTGTGGCTTATGGTGGCTATTGTGGTAGTCACGATGTTCTTTACCGATCGCCGCGTTTTCCGCAATATTGACTGGGGATTACCTCTTACTTTTGCTATGTTCTTTATTTTTATTGGCAATATGAAGCGTATTCCTGAGTTCTACACTGCAGCCCAGCAATTTGTGCAATACTCTCCTCTAGATATTTCTGTTATTACTTCTCAGTTTATTTCAAATATGCCAGCAACTCTGCTCTTAGCAGGCTTCTCCGATGCATGGGATGCGCTGATTATTGGAACAAATTTGGGTGGTTTAGGTACGCTGATTGCCTCCATGGCTTCCTTGGTATCGTATCGCAATATTGTGTCGCGTATGCCAGAGGAAAAGGGCAAGTATTTAGCTCTCTACACTGGCATGAATATTGCCTTCTTAGCTGTTTTGCTACTTCTGGCTCATATTATTCTGCCGTAA
- the dnaG gene encoding DNA primase produces the protein MPGRIIKEDIEKVREAADLYDIVSASLTLQTAGANAYKGLCPFHDEKTPSFTVNTVNNRWKCFGCGLGGDVFEYVQRAEGIEFPEAVQFLADRYRIELHYDQSSQDSGRPRGTTRSRLLEANAAAQKFFMSQLMSPEALPARQLLGGRKFTQTDCERFGCGYAPRGWDELVRHLSSRGFTQQEMIDAGLARPNQRGGAYDYFRGRATWPIRDTTGQVIGFGARKLYDDDSNPGKYINTADTVLYHKNRVLYGIDLAKSSIADKRQVVVVEGYTDVMACHLAGVTNAVATCGTAFGMEHAKVIRRLISDSSLGSLNLVGPTQGSGVIFTFDGDAAGQKAALRAFQLDNAFLSQTFVAIARDNLDPCDLRIAHGNQAIHDLIASKEPLVEWVIRTAISRFDTQYAAGRVGAMKAVAPLIAQVRDRSLLDEYARNAARDIGMDITTMRHEVMNARRAAHVLDEDAYARPHASTTFHQHDALDMTQPENRLSLERYNVRNQNYYRVDDAVFTSEQQMMAILVQMPWAVQPQIFERMSEHSFAIPVFRDLYRAIIVAGGLPGRDVTAGLWMHMLSQAAGPLLKPVIDDLAVMQLPLAQEDEVLTASRQSQADAQGGAPLPSPAQIEFATQMAARLVDADMMRAIAQLRIRMNRSSDESEKLDILQRITQLEKLRADNMNVQ, from the coding sequence ATGCCAGGACGCATTATCAAGGAGGACATTGAGAAAGTTCGAGAGGCCGCGGATTTATATGATATTGTCTCTGCCAGCCTCACTTTGCAGACTGCTGGTGCGAACGCATATAAAGGATTATGTCCTTTTCATGATGAAAAAACTCCTAGTTTTACTGTTAATACTGTGAATAACCGCTGGAAGTGTTTTGGCTGTGGTCTTGGCGGTGATGTTTTTGAATATGTGCAGCGCGCTGAGGGCATTGAGTTTCCTGAAGCTGTTCAATTTTTAGCTGATCGGTATCGTATTGAGTTACATTACGATCAATCCTCGCAGGATTCTGGACGTCCTCGTGGAACAACTCGGTCGCGACTTTTAGAAGCGAATGCAGCTGCTCAAAAATTCTTTATGAGCCAACTGATGTCGCCTGAGGCTTTGCCTGCTCGTCAATTACTGGGTGGACGTAAATTTACGCAGACTGATTGTGAAAGATTCGGCTGCGGTTATGCGCCTCGTGGCTGGGATGAACTGGTCAGACATTTATCGTCGCGCGGATTTACTCAGCAAGAGATGATTGATGCAGGATTAGCGCGCCCTAATCAGCGTGGGGGAGCGTATGATTATTTCCGCGGACGCGCCACCTGGCCTATTCGCGATACAACTGGTCAAGTCATTGGTTTTGGGGCGCGCAAACTCTATGATGATGATTCCAATCCAGGTAAATATATTAATACCGCTGATACGGTGTTATATCACAAAAACCGCGTGCTCTATGGCATCGATTTAGCAAAATCAAGTATTGCGGATAAACGCCAAGTGGTGGTAGTAGAAGGCTACACTGATGTTATGGCATGCCATTTAGCCGGCGTAACCAATGCGGTAGCAACCTGTGGAACTGCTTTTGGAATGGAACACGCAAAAGTTATTCGTCGCTTAATTTCAGATTCTTCGCTGGGATCTTTGAATTTAGTGGGGCCTACACAAGGTTCTGGGGTTATTTTTACTTTCGACGGCGACGCTGCAGGGCAGAAGGCAGCATTGCGTGCGTTCCAGTTAGATAATGCCTTTCTTTCTCAAACTTTTGTTGCTATTGCACGCGATAACCTGGACCCATGTGATCTGCGCATAGCCCACGGAAATCAAGCTATTCATGATTTGATTGCTTCGAAAGAACCATTGGTGGAGTGGGTGATTCGCACAGCAATTTCTCGCTTTGATACGCAGTATGCTGCTGGTCGAGTGGGAGCAATGAAAGCCGTAGCACCTCTGATTGCCCAAGTGCGCGATCGTTCCCTCTTAGATGAGTATGCGCGCAATGCTGCCCGTGATATTGGCATGGATATTACAACGATGCGTCATGAAGTGATGAACGCGCGTCGTGCAGCACACGTGTTAGACGAGGATGCTTATGCGCGTCCTCACGCCTCCACCACTTTTCATCAGCATGATGCGCTCGATATGACGCAGCCAGAAAATCGGTTATCGTTGGAACGCTACAATGTGCGTAACCAAAATTATTATCGAGTCGATGATGCGGTTTTCACCTCAGAACAGCAAATGATGGCTATTCTTGTGCAAATGCCATGGGCAGTGCAGCCACAGATCTTTGAACGTATGTCTGAACATAGCTTTGCTATTCCGGTTTTTCGTGATTTATATCGAGCTATTATTGTGGCTGGGGGATTACCAGGCCGTGATGTAACAGCAGGATTATGGATGCATATGCTGTCACAGGCAGCAGGACCGTTACTTAAGCCAGTGATTGATGATTTAGCAGTTATGCAATTGCCATTAGCTCAAGAAGATGAGGTGCTCACCGCATCACGTCAATCTCAAGCAGATGCTCAAGGTGGTGCGCCGTTACCAAGTCCTGCGCAGATTGAATTTGCCACACAAATGGCCGCACGGCTTGTTGATGCGGATATGATGCGTGCTATTGCTCAGCTGCGCATACGCATGAATCGTTCCAGTGATGAGTCAGAAAAACTGGATATATTGCAGCGTATTACTCAGCTCGAGAAGCTGCGTGCCGATAATATGAATGTGCAATAA
- the acnA gene encoding aconitate hydratase AcnA has translation MVNTQTLQVSNQTYSYYSIEDVCRSHNKNVSELPYTLRILLESLLRKSGDTAEDQAAIAHLVNYNPAQPQGEVPFKPSRIVLQDFTGVPVVVDLASMRDAIVSNGGKAADINPEIPVDLVIDHSVQVDVSGCADALPLNMQREFERNQERYQFLKWAEESFDNYRVVPPATGIIHQVNIEFLSDVILHKDGVAFPDSMFGTDSHTTMINGIGVLGWGVGGIEAEAAMLGEASYFPVPEVIGVHITGSLPKTSTATDLALRITNVLRQEKVVGKFVEYFGEGLSSLSLADRATVANMAPEYGATCGYFPIDEETLRYMHLTNRSEDTIALVEAYAKANHLFYDGAHTPRYTKVIELDLSTVIPSISGPKRPQDLISLTDAKQVFRDSLTREAGVQGFGLDADEINKTATVTIDGTDYTMKTGHVAIAAITSCTNTSNPYVLMSAGLLARNAVRKGLTVDPTVKTSLAPGSKVVTGYLKNSGLQNYLDQLGFQVVGYGCTTCIGNSGPLGDEVSQAITDTDLLVSGVLSGNRNFEGRINPLVKANFLASPPLVVAYALAGTTDIDLTREPLGVDTDGHDVYLNDIMPEQEEVEQFVRQFVTRDLFEQEYSKVFDDNAQWNAIETQASETYTWNTESTYIQNPPYFDAMSEPLEVKPLKGLRVLAKFGDTVTTDHISPAGAIALNSPAGCYLTDHGVAHRDFNSYGSRRGNHEVMMRGTFANIRIKNELANGKVGGYTTYNGELTTMYEAAMAYKQAGIGTVVIAGKDYGMGSSRDWAAKGTGLLGVKAVIAESFERIHRSNLVMMGILPLQFVDGQSATSLGLTGEESFDIALSTTPGIHDVVDVTATRSDAVIRFKALVRFDAAADIEYYKHGGILPMVVRKKLGA, from the coding sequence ATGGTGAATACACAAACACTGCAGGTCTCAAATCAGACATATTCCTACTACAGCATTGAGGATGTATGCCGATCTCACAACAAGAATGTGTCTGAACTGCCCTACACGTTAAGGATTCTGCTAGAAAGTTTGCTGCGTAAAAGTGGCGATACCGCCGAGGACCAGGCCGCTATTGCTCATCTCGTCAATTACAATCCTGCCCAGCCTCAAGGCGAGGTGCCTTTTAAACCAAGCCGTATCGTTTTGCAAGACTTTACGGGCGTGCCTGTTGTTGTTGATTTAGCTTCTATGCGTGACGCCATTGTGAGCAATGGTGGCAAAGCTGCTGATATCAATCCTGAAATTCCAGTAGATCTTGTTATTGATCACAGCGTGCAGGTGGATGTATCAGGGTGCGCCGATGCCTTGCCATTGAATATGCAGCGCGAATTTGAACGCAATCAGGAACGTTACCAGTTCCTTAAGTGGGCGGAAGAATCTTTCGATAATTATCGCGTTGTTCCGCCTGCAACCGGTATTATTCATCAAGTTAATATTGAGTTCTTGAGTGACGTTATTTTGCACAAAGATGGGGTGGCTTTCCCTGATTCTATGTTTGGAACCGATAGCCATACCACCATGATTAACGGTATTGGCGTGCTCGGCTGGGGTGTGGGCGGTATTGAAGCAGAAGCCGCTATGTTGGGCGAAGCATCCTATTTCCCAGTTCCTGAAGTTATTGGCGTACACATTACAGGATCACTTCCTAAAACATCCACTGCAACCGATCTGGCTTTGCGCATCACTAATGTGTTGCGTCAAGAAAAAGTTGTGGGCAAGTTCGTTGAATATTTCGGCGAAGGTTTATCTAGCCTGAGTTTGGCTGATCGCGCAACTGTAGCAAATATGGCGCCTGAATATGGTGCTACGTGCGGTTACTTCCCTATTGATGAAGAAACTCTGCGTTATATGCATTTAACAAACCGCAGTGAAGATACCATTGCTCTGGTAGAAGCCTACGCCAAGGCAAATCATCTGTTCTACGATGGTGCTCATACTCCACGCTACACCAAGGTGATTGAACTCGATTTGAGCACCGTTATTCCAAGTATTTCCGGCCCTAAGCGCCCTCAGGATTTGATTTCTTTAACTGATGCTAAGCAGGTTTTCCGTGATAGTTTAACTCGTGAAGCAGGCGTGCAAGGTTTTGGGCTAGATGCTGATGAAATTAACAAAACAGCAACGGTTACTATTGATGGCACAGACTACACTATGAAAACCGGTCATGTGGCTATTGCTGCTATTACCTCATGCACGAACACTTCCAACCCATATGTGCTCATGTCTGCTGGATTGTTGGCTCGCAATGCTGTGCGCAAAGGCTTAACAGTAGACCCTACTGTAAAAACGTCACTTGCTCCGGGAAGTAAAGTGGTGACCGGCTATTTGAAGAATTCTGGCTTACAGAATTATTTGGATCAGTTGGGCTTCCAGGTTGTGGGATACGGATGCACCACGTGTATTGGAAATTCTGGACCTTTGGGCGATGAAGTTTCACAAGCCATTACCGATACAGATTTACTTGTCAGTGGCGTTCTATCTGGCAACCGTAATTTTGAGGGGCGTATTAACCCACTGGTTAAGGCGAATTTCTTGGCTAGCCCGCCGCTCGTCGTTGCCTATGCTCTGGCTGGTACTACCGATATTGATTTAACACGTGAACCGTTGGGCGTTGATACTGACGGTCATGATGTGTATTTGAATGACATTATGCCTGAGCAAGAAGAAGTTGAGCAGTTCGTGCGTCAATTCGTTACTCGCGACCTCTTTGAGCAAGAATATAGCAAGGTATTTGACGATAATGCTCAGTGGAATGCTATTGAAACTCAGGCAAGTGAAACATATACGTGGAATACCGAGTCCACCTATATTCAAAATCCTCCATATTTTGATGCCATGTCTGAGCCTTTAGAAGTCAAACCTTTGAAGGGTTTGCGCGTCTTAGCTAAGTTTGGAGACACGGTTACCACCGATCATATCTCCCCTGCTGGCGCTATTGCGTTGAATAGCCCCGCTGGCTGCTATCTCACCGATCATGGTGTAGCTCATCGTGATTTTAATTCCTATGGAAGTCGCCGAGGTAATCATGAAGTCATGATGCGCGGAACTTTCGCCAATATCCGCATTAAAAATGAGCTGGCGAACGGTAAGGTAGGCGGATACACCACTTACAACGGTGAACTCACAACCATGTATGAGGCTGCTATGGCATACAAGCAGGCCGGCATTGGAACTGTGGTTATTGCTGGTAAAGATTATGGCATGGGCTCCTCGCGCGACTGGGCAGCAAAAGGAACTGGTTTATTAGGAGTGAAAGCCGTTATTGCTGAAAGTTTTGAACGCATTCATCGTTCTAACCTGGTGATGATGGGTATTCTGCCTTTGCAATTTGTGGATGGTCAATCTGCTACATCCTTGGGCTTAACTGGCGAAGAGAGTTTTGATATTGCTCTCAGCACCACCCCTGGTATTCATGACGTGGTGGACGTTACCGCTACGCGCAGTGACGCAGTTATCCGCTTTAAAGCTCTTGTACGTTTTGACGCAGCAGCAGATATTGAATACTACAAGCATGGTGGCATCTTGCCAATGGTTGTACGCAAGAAGTTGGGAGCATAA
- a CDS encoding citrate synthase — protein MTNSAGLKDMIACQTRISSIIDDQLSYVGYNISELMDNNASFEEVIYLLWNLHLPTQIELKHFVTELRANYEISDAVEQCILIQSRRHLHPMSVLRSTVSLLGVYNVQAEDTSVEARYGQSIQLMAKIPTIIAAFARLRQGLTPIAPRTDLGFAANFLYMLNGTEPTALQEEALNKALVLHADHELNASTFAARVCASTLSDIYSCVTTAIGTLKGPLHGGANERVFEMLTEIRESGDVTSYLQKKLDTKEKIMGFGHRVYKTQDPREKYLRAMAEQLTVGTDNEIWYKLSLEIEDYMKHTKGLIPNVDFYSATVYHVLGIDRDIFTLIFAMSRVSGWIAHIQEQQKNNKLIRPRSEYVGQSNLEYIPIGKR, from the coding sequence ATGACAAATTCTGCAGGACTCAAAGACATGATAGCGTGCCAAACACGCATTAGCTCCATTATTGATGATCAGCTTTCCTATGTGGGCTATAACATTTCGGAGCTTATGGATAATAATGCCAGCTTTGAAGAAGTGATCTATCTTCTGTGGAATTTACATTTACCTACGCAGATTGAGTTAAAGCATTTCGTGACTGAATTGCGTGCAAACTACGAAATTTCTGACGCTGTAGAACAATGCATTCTCATTCAATCGCGCCGTCATCTGCACCCGATGAGTGTTTTGCGTTCTACCGTCAGTTTGCTGGGCGTGTACAATGTGCAGGCTGAAGATACATCAGTAGAAGCTCGATATGGTCAAAGCATCCAGCTTATGGCTAAAATTCCCACCATTATTGCTGCTTTTGCACGACTCCGCCAGGGCTTAACACCTATTGCACCACGTACCGATTTAGGTTTTGCTGCAAACTTCCTCTATATGCTCAACGGCACTGAGCCAACAGCTTTACAAGAAGAAGCCCTTAATAAAGCCCTCGTTTTGCACGCTGATCATGAATTAAATGCCTCCACATTTGCTGCTCGCGTATGTGCATCCACCTTAAGCGATATTTATTCATGCGTCACCACTGCTATTGGCACGTTGAAAGGTCCTTTGCATGGTGGTGCTAATGAGCGTGTCTTTGAGATGCTTACAGAAATTCGTGAGTCGGGAGATGTTACATCGTATCTGCAAAAGAAGCTTGATACTAAAGAAAAGATTATGGGTTTTGGTCACCGCGTGTATAAAACTCAAGATCCTCGTGAAAAATATTTACGCGCTATGGCTGAACAGCTCACAGTCGGAACAGACAATGAAATCTGGTACAAGCTGTCGCTGGAAATTGAAGACTATATGAAGCATACAAAAGGTCTTATTCCTAATGTGGATTTCTACTCAGCTACGGTGTATCACGTCTTAGGAATTGATCGTGATATTTTCACTTTGATTTTTGCTATGAGCCGTGTATCGGGTTGGATTGCACATATTCAAGAACAGCAAAAAAATAATAAGCTCATTCGCCCGCGCTCTGAATATGTGGGCCAAAGCAATCTCGAATACATTCCTATTGGAAAGAGGTAA
- the icd gene encoding NADP-dependent isocitrate dehydrogenase yields MTQIRMINGYLNVPDTPTIPYIEGDGIGQDIWTSSQKVFDAAVTAAYGDSRRVEWTKVMAGKEAFAQLGTSLPSETIDTIKEHLVAIKGPLETPVGEGIRSLNVALRQELDLYACVRPVRYFEGIESPVKHPELTDITIFRENTEDIYAGIEWDAETDDVQRVIDFLRDTMKVSKIRFPESSSIGIKPISREGSERLIRSAIEYALARGLKHVTLVHKGNIQKFTEGGFRKWGYELVQREYADQLADGTLEVNDIIADNFLQQILLNPQRFDVVALTNLNGDYASDALAAQVGGIGISPGANINYATGHAIFEATHGTAPDIAGKNIANPSSLLLSGCMMFDYIGWTEAADAVRSALEKTFAQGNFTADLAGRDRKALSTSDFAEAIITNLS; encoded by the coding sequence GTGACTCAGATTCGCATGATAAACGGTTATTTGAATGTGCCGGATACGCCTACTATTCCCTACATTGAGGGTGACGGTATTGGTCAAGATATTTGGACGAGTTCGCAAAAAGTTTTTGATGCTGCTGTAACTGCTGCTTATGGTGATTCTCGCCGCGTGGAGTGGACGAAAGTGATGGCTGGCAAAGAAGCTTTTGCTCAGCTGGGCACCAGTTTGCCGTCGGAAACAATCGACACAATTAAAGAGCATCTCGTGGCCATTAAAGGACCATTGGAAACTCCTGTGGGAGAAGGCATTCGATCCTTGAACGTGGCTTTACGTCAAGAACTTGATTTATATGCTTGCGTGCGACCTGTACGCTACTTTGAGGGCATTGAAAGTCCCGTCAAACATCCTGAGCTTACAGATATTACAATTTTCCGTGAAAACACGGAAGACATTTATGCAGGCATTGAGTGGGACGCTGAAACTGACGACGTTCAGCGTGTTATTGACTTTTTGCGTGACACGATGAAGGTTTCCAAAATTCGTTTTCCTGAATCGAGCAGTATTGGTATTAAACCTATTTCACGTGAGGGATCAGAACGTTTAATTCGCTCCGCTATTGAATATGCTCTGGCTCGTGGACTCAAACACGTGACTTTAGTGCATAAGGGCAATATTCAGAAGTTTACGGAAGGTGGCTTCCGCAAGTGGGGATATGAATTAGTTCAGCGTGAATATGCTGATCAGCTTGCCGATGGTACTTTGGAAGTGAACGATATTATTGCCGATAACTTCTTACAGCAAATTCTGCTCAATCCTCAACGTTTTGATGTTGTGGCTTTAACGAATTTGAATGGTGATTATGCCAGTGATGCTCTCGCTGCTCAAGTTGGCGGCATTGGTATTTCACCGGGCGCTAACATTAACTATGCAACTGGTCATGCCATTTTTGAGGCTACTCATGGCACTGCACCTGATATTGCTGGTAAAAATATTGCCAATCCGTCATCGCTGTTGTTGTCTGGCTGCATGATGTTTGACTATATTGGGTGGACTGAAGCTGCTGATGCTGTGCGCAGTGCTTTGGAAAAAACGTTTGCTCAGGGTAACTTTACTGCTGACCTAGCTGGCCGTGACCGCAAGGCGCTAAGCACCAGTGATTTTGCTGAGGCAATAATAACGAATCTGTCATAA
- a CDS encoding deoxyguanosinetriphosphate triphosphohydrolase, translated as MTQLQEGYTSYDEQRWAPENSKSRNRTAFERDRARLVHSSALRRLGSKTQVLVAGTDDFARTRLTHTLEVAQIGRQIAEIFGCNPDVVDCACLAHDLGHPPFGHNGETVLMNISRSIGGFEGNAQTFRLLTRLEPKVFHPDGRSAGVNLTRAALDAATKYPWTHEQGLHHPDGSKGNKFCVYEDDLPVFEWLKNGNNAPQFAKPMEAQIMDLADDIAYSVHDVEDAIVGQSIEVADLHAHDVLEAIVECIHNWYGQSWDADLLIEAYKRLNNAGLLPHTFDSSRRDLAMLKNMTSNIIGRFAMSVERETRAAYGEGNLTRYSASVVIPEDTSYEIMFLKGVAVYAVMEPREHESFHLTQQAIIEDLVDVLMSGGSTPHSLLEPAFLMDWQEASNDDERLRVAIDQVASLTDNSAMSLHSIVCA; from the coding sequence ATGACCCAGCTTCAAGAAGGATACACCAGTTACGACGAACAGCGATGGGCACCAGAAAATTCTAAGTCACGCAATCGCACGGCTTTTGAGCGTGATCGCGCTCGCTTGGTACATTCTTCTGCTTTGCGTCGATTAGGCTCAAAAACTCAAGTTCTGGTAGCCGGCACTGATGATTTTGCGCGCACCCGTTTAACCCACACGTTGGAAGTGGCTCAAATTGGTCGTCAGATTGCAGAAATTTTTGGATGTAATCCGGACGTAGTGGACTGCGCCTGCTTAGCGCATGATTTAGGGCATCCTCCTTTTGGTCATAACGGGGAAACTGTGCTGATGAACATTTCTCGTTCTATTGGCGGTTTTGAAGGCAATGCTCAAACTTTTCGTCTGCTCACACGGCTCGAACCGAAAGTTTTTCATCCCGACGGGCGTTCAGCCGGCGTAAATCTGACGCGAGCAGCCCTTGATGCGGCCACGAAATATCCATGGACACATGAGCAAGGCCTACATCATCCTGACGGCTCTAAGGGCAATAAATTCTGCGTGTACGAAGACGATCTGCCTGTTTTTGAATGGTTAAAAAACGGTAATAACGCACCACAGTTTGCTAAACCGATGGAAGCGCAGATTATGGATTTAGCTGATGATATTGCATATTCTGTGCACGATGTTGAAGATGCGATTGTGGGGCAGTCCATAGAAGTAGCAGATTTGCATGCTCACGATGTTCTGGAAGCTATAGTAGAGTGCATTCACAATTGGTATGGTCAATCCTGGGATGCTGATTTGCTCATCGAAGCGTATAAACGTTTGAATAATGCTGGATTGCTGCCACATACTTTTGATTCGAGCAGGCGCGATTTGGCGATGCTGAAAAATATGACGTCTAATATTATCGGTCGTTTTGCTATGTCTGTTGAGCGTGAAACGCGCGCTGCATATGGCGAGGGAAATCTCACACGATACAGTGCAAGTGTGGTTATTCCAGAAGACACGTCATACGAGATTATGTTTCTTAAAGGCGTTGCTGTTTATGCTGTGATGGAGCCACGCGAGCATGAAAGTTTCCATCTTACCCAGCAGGCGATTATTGAAGATTTGGTTGATGTGCTTATGTCGGGTGGCTCCACGCCACATTCTTTGCTTGAACCTGCATTCCTTATGGATTGGCAGGAGGCCAGCAATGACGATGAGCGTTTGCGTGTGGCTATTGATCAGGTAGCCAGCTTAACAGATAACTCAGCTATGAGTTTGCACAGTATTGTGTGTGCATAA